In a single window of the Anaerocolumna cellulosilytica genome:
- the mreC gene encoding rod shape-determining protein MreC — MRRRTKFNINPKHLLIACSVLLFLLIILSFLYKEQLSPVKTVFGNVVTPMQNGINSIGKGIAAQFDKFTSLNELRKENAELKEQLDTISHENKILLQDKYELDRFRDLYELDKKYADYPKVGARVIGAGPNNGYNIFTIDKGSRDGIAVDMNVIAGDGLVGIVEEVGKNYATVRSIIDDSRNISGMFLKTSDSCIVNGNLQLYSKGVIGVELISKDAEVYDGYEVVTSHISPKYLQGILIGYVSNIKMDSNNLTKTAYLTPAVDFDRLEEVLIITEVKEKLEK, encoded by the coding sequence ATGAGAAGACGGACAAAATTTAATATTAATCCAAAACACCTGCTTATTGCATGTTCGGTACTACTGTTTCTGTTGATTATTTTATCATTTTTGTACAAAGAGCAGCTTTCGCCGGTTAAGACAGTTTTTGGGAATGTCGTTACTCCTATGCAGAACGGGATTAATTCAATTGGAAAAGGGATTGCAGCCCAGTTTGACAAATTTACCAGTTTAAATGAACTGCGAAAAGAAAATGCTGAATTAAAGGAACAATTAGATACGATTTCACATGAAAACAAGATTCTGTTACAGGATAAATATGAACTTGACCGTTTTCGAGATTTGTATGAACTTGATAAAAAGTATGCGGATTATCCGAAAGTAGGTGCCAGAGTTATTGGTGCCGGCCCCAATAATGGATATAACATATTTACCATTGATAAAGGCTCCAGAGACGGGATTGCAGTTGATATGAATGTTATTGCAGGTGACGGGTTGGTGGGAATAGTTGAAGAAGTTGGAAAGAATTATGCTACAGTTCGTTCTATAATTGATGATTCCAGAAATATCAGCGGTATGTTTTTAAAAACCTCGGATTCCTGTATAGTGAATGGGAATCTGCAATTATACAGCAAGGGTGTAATCGGTGTGGAATTAATTAGCAAGGATGCGGAAGTTTACGACGGTTATGAAGTTGTTACTTCCCACATCAGTCCCAAATACTTACAGGGAATCTTGATTGGCTATGTAAGCAATATTAAGATGGATTCCAATAATTTGACGAAAACCGCATACCTTACGCCAGCAGTGGATTTTGACAGACTTGAGGAAGTACTTATTATTACAGAAGTAAAGGAAAAATTGGAAAAATAA
- the mreB gene encoding rod shape-determining protein: protein MAGKIYGIDFGTSTIKIYQKNDGVVLDEKNIIAVANRNKVIAAGDEAFEMYEKAPANIKVTYPVKNGVIADIANMLELLNFMLRKVNKGKKVAASAIIVATPTDITEVEKRAFFDLVASSTAKTKNIKIVEKPVADAVGIGLDVTNAKGVMVVDIGADTTEVSIMSLGGIVISKLIPIGGSRLDESIKTYVKKNYKLVIGDKTSEFIKKELATAYPTEEKSIKVYGRNVVTGLPSEVEISSAMVYESILEYLHSIVDAVRIILERTPPEISSDIIDSGVYVTGGSSAIKGLDKLLERETGLKINISSDAANTVVKGLGNIIEDKNLTSLAYSLKQTNFSG from the coding sequence ATGGCAGGTAAGATATATGGAATAGATTTCGGAACCAGTACCATAAAAATATATCAAAAAAATGACGGAGTTGTATTAGATGAAAAGAATATAATTGCCGTAGCAAATAGAAATAAAGTAATTGCAGCAGGTGATGAAGCTTTTGAAATGTATGAGAAGGCACCAGCTAATATTAAGGTAACCTATCCGGTTAAAAACGGTGTGATAGCAGATATAGCAAATATGCTGGAGCTTCTGAATTTTATGCTTCGTAAAGTTAACAAAGGAAAGAAAGTTGCTGCGTCTGCAATTATTGTAGCAACTCCGACAGACATAACAGAAGTTGAAAAAAGAGCCTTTTTTGATTTGGTTGCATCCTCAACTGCCAAAACCAAAAATATCAAAATAGTTGAGAAGCCGGTTGCTGATGCAGTAGGTATCGGATTAGACGTTACCAATGCAAAGGGTGTTATGGTGGTTGATATTGGTGCAGATACTACAGAAGTTTCCATTATGTCTTTAGGTGGAATTGTTATCAGTAAACTAATACCAATCGGTGGCAGCCGCCTGGACGAATCCATTAAAACCTATGTAAAAAAGAATTACAAACTTGTCATCGGAGATAAAACTTCTGAATTTATTAAAAAGGAACTGGCAACAGCCTATCCTACGGAAGAAAAAAGCATTAAAGTATACGGCAGGAATGTTGTTACAGGACTTCCATCAGAAGTTGAAATCAGTTCAGCTATGGTATATGAATCAATTCTTGAGTACCTGCACTCTATCGTAGATGCAGTTCGTATCATCTTAGAAAGAACGCCGCCTGAAATATCCTCTGATATTATTGACTCAGGTGTATATGTTACCGGTGGTTCTTCGGCTATAAAAGGACTGGATAAACTATTGGAAAGAGAAACCGGTTTAAAAATAAATATTAGCTCGGATGCAGCCAATACAGTTGTAAAAGGTCTGGGCAATATCATAGAGGATAAAAATTTAACCTCCCTTGCTTATTCGTTAAAACAGACTAATTTCAGCGGTTAA
- the radC gene encoding RadC family protein, translating into MIDKFYTLKEMPVSERPYEKCERSGPGALSDAELLAVVIRTGARKERAVDLAARILGFSQAYPGLLVLNHISLKELTSIRGIGRVKAIQLLCIAELTKRMAKATNEGKLKLITPESVANYYMEQMRHLTREIVYLVMLDSKSNLLKDMIISSGTVSSSLLSPREIFLNALKYEAVNVILLHNHPSGDPTPSREDIQTTKRIKEAGNLVGVRLMDHIIIGDNKYISLCEQGYM; encoded by the coding sequence ATGATTGACAAATTTTATACCCTGAAAGAAATGCCTGTGTCGGAAAGACCTTACGAAAAATGTGAAAGGTCCGGCCCGGGTGCTTTATCCGATGCGGAGCTTCTGGCAGTTGTTATACGTACAGGTGCCCGAAAGGAACGTGCTGTTGATTTGGCTGCCAGGATACTAGGCTTTTCTCAGGCTTATCCTGGACTACTTGTTCTAAACCACATCAGCCTGAAAGAATTAACCTCTATAAGGGGGATTGGCAGGGTTAAAGCAATCCAATTACTATGTATTGCAGAATTGACAAAACGTATGGCGAAGGCAACCAATGAAGGAAAGTTAAAGTTAATAACTCCTGAGTCGGTTGCTAATTATTATATGGAACAGATGAGGCATTTAACCAGAGAAATTGTATATTTGGTAATGCTGGATTCAAAAAGTAATCTTCTAAAGGATATGATTATTTCATCGGGAACGGTAAGCAGTTCCTTGCTTTCGCCGAGGGAAATTTTTTTGAATGCTTTGAAATATGAGGCAGTGAATGTGATTTTATTACATAATCATCCGAGTGGTGACCCGACACCCAGCCGTGAGGATATCCAAACTACGAAACGGATAAAAGAAGCTGGAAATTTAGTTGGGGTCAGACTTATGGATCATATTATTATTGGTGATAATAAATATATAAGCTTGTGTGAGCAGGGCTATATGTAG
- a CDS encoding DUF4321 domain-containing protein: MAGVNGKNSWALLLLILSGVVLGGFIGYLTRDVAFLSWLNYGQDFGIGSGDGNGMVRLNLGILVISFGMTIKITVAGILGVILAIIIYRKL, from the coding sequence ATGGCTGGTGTAAACGGTAAGAATTCATGGGCTTTATTATTATTAATATTGTCCGGTGTTGTATTAGGCGGTTTTATCGGCTACCTGACCCGGGATGTAGCTTTTTTATCATGGCTCAACTATGGTCAGGATTTTGGAATTGGCAGTGGTGATGGCAATGGTATGGTCCGATTGAACCTGGGAATTCTGGTCATCAGTTTTGGAATGACTATAAAAATAACAGTTGCAGGTATTCTTGGTGTAATATTAGCCATAATTATATATCGGAAGCTGTAG
- a CDS encoding methionine gamma-lyase family protein, producing the protein MDNQLLKIYKELKISASVFAYCNSIEDRLASRFYEIDKVAEYNQLKVLRAMQENQVSDIHFAATTGYGYNDLGRDTLEKVYASVFHAESALVRPQLISGTHALSTALSGNLRPGDEILSPVGKPYDTLEGVIGIGEQKSEEKDGKLTGSLAEFGVTYAQVDLLEDGGFDYAGIEKAVNSRTRLVTIQRSKGYDTRPTLSVERIGELIAFVKKIKPDVICMVDNCYGEFVETIEPTEVGADLCVGSLIKNPGGGLAPIGGYIVGKEVYVDNAAFRLTAPGLGKEVGATLGINSLLYQGLFLAPVVVSSALKGAIFAANIYEKLGFPVVPNGTESRHDIIQAVTLGSADGVIAFCRGIQAAAPVDSYVIPEPWAMPGYHSDVIMAAGAFVQGASIELSADAPVEPPYAVYFQGGLTWYHAKFGIMMSVQKLHEAGIITIA; encoded by the coding sequence ATGGATAATCAGTTACTTAAGATATATAAGGAATTAAAAATTAGTGCTAGTGTATTTGCATATTGTAACAGTATAGAAGATAGGCTGGCTTCCCGGTTCTATGAAATAGATAAGGTAGCAGAGTACAACCAGTTAAAGGTTTTAAGAGCAATGCAAGAGAATCAGGTTAGTGATATTCATTTTGCTGCTACTACCGGATATGGTTACAATGATTTAGGAAGAGATACTTTGGAGAAGGTTTATGCATCTGTATTTCATGCAGAATCAGCTTTAGTGAGGCCTCAGTTAATCAGTGGCACCCATGCTTTAAGTACGGCACTTTCTGGCAATCTTCGTCCGGGTGATGAAATCTTGTCACCCGTGGGAAAACCCTATGATACGTTAGAAGGGGTTATAGGTATTGGAGAACAAAAAAGTGAAGAAAAGGATGGGAAACTAACAGGTTCTCTTGCAGAATTTGGAGTGACCTACGCTCAGGTGGATTTATTAGAGGATGGCGGTTTTGATTATGCAGGAATAGAAAAAGCTGTGAATTCCAGAACAAGACTGGTAACGATTCAGCGCTCCAAAGGTTATGATACCAGACCGACCTTATCAGTAGAGCGCATCGGAGAATTAATTGCCTTCGTTAAGAAAATAAAGCCAGATGTTATATGTATGGTTGATAACTGTTATGGAGAATTTGTTGAGACGATTGAACCTACAGAGGTTGGAGCTGATTTATGTGTAGGCTCTTTAATAAAGAATCCGGGTGGCGGACTGGCACCAATTGGTGGATATATAGTAGGTAAGGAAGTTTATGTAGATAATGCAGCCTTTCGCCTTACGGCACCGGGACTTGGAAAAGAGGTTGGAGCAACCCTTGGAATTAACAGTCTGCTTTATCAGGGGCTATTTCTTGCACCAGTCGTTGTTTCCAGTGCCTTAAAAGGAGCTATTTTTGCAGCTAACATATATGAAAAATTAGGATTTCCTGTAGTGCCAAATGGAACAGAATCCAGACATGATATAATTCAGGCTGTTACTCTGGGCAGCGCAGACGGTGTCATTGCTTTTTGCAGAGGAATACAGGCGGCAGCACCGGTAGATAGTTATGTAATACCGGAACCGTGGGCAATGCCAGGTTACCATTCGGATGTTATAATGGCGGCAGGTGCATTTGTCCAAGGGGCGTCTATAGAATTAAGTGCAGATGCTCCTGTTGAACCGCCTTATGCAGTGTATTTTCAAGGTGGTTTAACTTGGTATCATGCAAAATTTGGTATCATGATGTCAGTACAAAAGCTTCATGAAGCAGGAATTATAACCATAGCTTAA
- the miaA gene encoding tRNA (adenosine(37)-N6)-dimethylallyltransferase MiaA — MDDINKKPLVILTGPTAVGKTELSVKLAKAVNGEIISADSMQVYKQMDIGTAKIKKEEMGGIPHYLIDILEPQEEFNVVKFKEYSLQAMEEIYEKGKVPIIVGGTGFYIQAVLYGIHFEENGEDTVYRVKLEEVAKEMGSVYLHEKLKEADPAAAEAIHPNNVKRVIRALEYFEQTGNRISEHNEEQRSKVSPYRFCYFVLNNDRDVLYERINKRIDIMLEQGLVEEVKRLLKNGCTKEMVSMQGLGYKEIIEYLQGNCTLEEAVYLLKRDTRHFAKRQLTWFRREKEVNWIQKNEYGDKEDLVLEALLSELKKKEIG, encoded by the coding sequence TTGGATGATATAAACAAAAAGCCTTTAGTAATACTGACCGGACCTACAGCAGTGGGCAAAACCGAACTTTCCGTAAAACTGGCAAAAGCAGTGAACGGAGAGATTATTTCTGCGGATTCTATGCAGGTATATAAGCAAATGGATATCGGAACAGCAAAGATAAAAAAAGAAGAAATGGGTGGAATCCCTCATTACCTGATTGATATATTAGAGCCCCAAGAAGAATTTAATGTTGTTAAATTTAAAGAATATTCCTTACAGGCTATGGAGGAGATATATGAAAAAGGAAAGGTACCAATCATTGTTGGTGGTACGGGTTTTTATATCCAAGCTGTATTGTATGGCATACATTTTGAAGAAAATGGCGAAGATACGGTATACCGGGTCAAGTTAGAGGAAGTAGCTAAAGAAATGGGAAGTGTATATCTTCATGAAAAATTAAAAGAAGCAGACCCCGCAGCAGCAGAAGCAATTCATCCAAACAATGTAAAACGTGTAATCCGTGCTCTGGAATATTTTGAACAAACCGGAAACAGGATTTCAGAGCATAATGAAGAACAACGGAGCAAGGTTTCACCCTATCGCTTTTGTTATTTTGTGTTAAACAACGACAGAGATGTTTTATATGAACGGATTAACAAAAGAATCGATATAATGCTTGAGCAGGGTCTGGTTGAAGAAGTGAAACGTTTACTAAAGAATGGCTGCACAAAAGAAATGGTTTCCATGCAGGGACTTGGATATAAGGAAATAATAGAGTATCTTCAAGGAAATTGTACTTTAGAAGAAGCAGTTTATTTGCTAAAAAGAGATACCAGACATTTCGCCAAGCGTCAGCTTACCTGGTTTCGAAGGGAAAAAGAAGTCAACTGGATACAAAAGAATGAATACGGGGATAAAGAAGACCTTGTATTAGAGGCATTGTTGTCAGAACTAAAGAAAAAAGAGATTGGATAG
- the mutL gene encoding DNA mismatch repair endonuclease MutL, whose product MSKITVLDEHTINQIAAGEVIERPAAVVKELVENSIDAGSNAITVEIKEGGMSLIRITDNGSGIDEEDMPYVFLRHSTSKIRTAEDLLKVSSLGFRGEALSSIAAVSQVELVTKTSGTFTGIRYQIAGGDEKSLEHIGCPDGTTFIVRNLFYNTPARRKFLKSPVTEAGYISDLMERLAVSHPGIAFKFINNGQIKLHTSGNNNLKDIIYNVYGRDVTSHLLEITGKSGQTEMVGYIAKPIVSRGNRNYENYFINGRYIKSPLISKAIEEAYRPYIMLHRYPFTSVHIRIDTQLIDVNVHPAKLEIRFKNGEELYQLIYHTLKNALEGRELIPAVTLTKEKEEKKEVTKVPEPFEENRRKFNNNVSNNHVKQDISNDNHVGTAQKPYVNNGKTSAIIRNPYEWQQRKDSYGGNMDDSLALLTREEKEQVKTTEIGYLNEVVQSAPFLLQEEIKNVQQKSVVLQTPDEGVEKIDHKVSEQKYTEEVIKEVVPSAVQNTNAIDTQKAEQLAFISVEAMKSHEIIGQIFNTYWIVQFGDKMFLIDQHAAHEKVLYERIMKSLRDKKYTSQLLEPPIILTLSLREEEALKKHMESLHNLGFEFEEFGGKEYAVRSVPSDLFGLVQYEILIELIDGLVDEVYNETPEMILEKIASMSCKAAVKGNHRLSHEEARALIEQLLTLENPYNCPHGRPVIISMSKYEIEKKFKRIV is encoded by the coding sequence ATGTCTAAGATAACCGTATTGGATGAACATACTATAAATCAGATAGCCGCAGGTGAAGTAATTGAACGTCCGGCTGCCGTAGTGAAAGAGTTGGTGGAAAATTCCATAGATGCAGGCTCTAATGCTATAACTGTTGAAATAAAGGAAGGCGGAATGAGTTTAATCCGTATTACAGACAATGGTTCAGGGATTGATGAAGAAGATATGCCATACGTATTCTTACGTCATTCCACCAGCAAAATCCGAACGGCAGAGGATTTGTTAAAAGTCTCTAGTTTGGGATTCAGAGGTGAAGCTTTAAGCAGTATCGCCGCCGTTTCCCAAGTGGAACTGGTAACTAAAACAAGTGGTACCTTTACCGGGATTCGTTATCAGATTGCAGGCGGAGACGAAAAAAGTCTAGAGCACATTGGTTGTCCTGACGGTACTACTTTTATTGTGAGAAACTTATTTTATAACACACCTGCTAGAAGAAAATTTTTAAAATCCCCTGTTACAGAAGCAGGTTATATCAGTGACCTTATGGAGAGGCTTGCTGTGTCCCATCCGGGAATTGCTTTTAAGTTCATTAATAACGGACAGATTAAACTGCATACCTCCGGTAATAATAATTTAAAGGACATAATCTATAATGTCTATGGAAGAGATGTTACCAGTCATCTGCTGGAGATAACGGGCAAAAGCGGACAGACAGAAATGGTAGGCTATATTGCAAAGCCCATTGTTTCAAGAGGGAATCGTAATTATGAGAATTATTTTATTAATGGAAGATATATAAAAAGTCCGCTAATCAGTAAAGCGATTGAAGAAGCTTATAGACCTTATATTATGCTTCATAGATATCCATTTACTTCTGTCCATATCCGTATTGACACCCAGCTTATTGATGTGAATGTACATCCGGCTAAGTTAGAAATCCGGTTTAAAAATGGGGAAGAGCTATACCAGCTTATATACCATACCTTAAAAAATGCTCTTGAAGGCAGAGAGTTAATACCGGCAGTGACACTGACTAAGGAGAAGGAAGAAAAGAAAGAAGTAACGAAAGTACCGGAGCCATTTGAAGAAAATCGAAGAAAATTCAACAACAATGTCTCTAACAACCATGTGAAACAAGACATTTCAAACGACAATCACGTTGGAACCGCGCAAAAGCCTTATGTGAACAATGGAAAGACTTCCGCTATAATAAGAAATCCTTATGAATGGCAACAACGGAAGGACTCTTACGGTGGAAATATGGATGATAGTCTGGCTTTGCTAACTAGAGAAGAAAAAGAACAGGTTAAGACAACCGAAATCGGCTATTTGAACGAAGTAGTACAATCGGCACCTTTTCTTTTACAAGAAGAAATAAAAAATGTACAACAGAAGAGTGTAGTTTTACAGACCCCTGATGAAGGGGTGGAAAAAATTGACCATAAGGTTTCAGAACAAAAATATACAGAGGAAGTTATAAAAGAAGTGGTACCTTCGGCTGTTCAGAATACAAATGCTATTGATACACAGAAGGCTGAACAACTGGCATTTATTTCTGTTGAGGCAATGAAAAGTCATGAAATTATCGGACAGATCTTTAACACCTATTGGATTGTTCAATTTGGAGATAAGATGTTTTTAATTGATCAGCATGCTGCTCATGAGAAGGTATTATATGAGCGTATTATGAAGTCTCTTCGTGACAAAAAATATACTTCCCAGCTACTGGAACCTCCTATTATATTAACGTTAAGTCTTAGGGAAGAAGAGGCACTGAAAAAACATATGGAATCACTTCATAACCTAGGGTTTGAATTTGAAGAGTTCGGTGGAAAAGAATATGCCGTACGCTCCGTACCAAGTGACTTGTTTGGGTTGGTGCAATATGAAATATTAATTGAACTTATTGACGGATTAGTAGATGAGGTATATAATGAAACGCCTGAAATGATACTGGAGAAAATCGCTTCCATGTCCTGTAAGGCAGCGGTAAAAGGAAATCATCGTTTATCCCATGAAGAAGCGAGAGCGTTAATTGAGCAGCTGCTTACTCTGGAAAACCCGTATAACTGTCCTCACGGCAGACCGGTTATTATTTCCATGAGTAAATATGAAATAGAAAAGAAATTTAAGCGTATTGTTTAA
- the mutS gene encoding DNA mismatch repair protein MutS, whose product MAELTPMMQQYMEIKSQYKDCILFYRLGDFYEMFFEDALVCTKELEITLTGKNYGQEERAPMCGVPYHAVEGYLSKLISKGYRVAICEQVEDPKAAKGIVRREVIRIVTPGTNLSPQALDETKNNFLMGIVHTVNAYGIATVDITTGDFLVTEVDTERKLLDEINKFNPSEIICNSTFMVSGVDIEDLKNRLMITVSDLEPWYFDDESCIAKIKSHFNVSALTGLGLKDYTIGTIAAGAVLQYLYETQKNSLTHLTRLTPYITSSYMLLDSSTRRNLELVETLREKQKRGSLLWVLDKTKTAMGARLLRSYVEQPLIHKEEINARLDAIEELNGVVITREEIREYLNPVYDLERLVGRISYKSANPRDLIAFKSSLYMIPHIKNLLTDTSSGLLTSIQTELDPLEDLYELIEKSIVEEPPLAVKEGGIIKDGYQEEIDRLRKAKTEGKNWLAELETKEKEKTGIKNLKIKFNKVFGYYLEVTNSYKNLVPENWIRKQTLANAERYTTTELKELEDVILGAEDKLFSLEYELFCVIRDTIAGEVGRIQQTAKAIAKIDVFTSLAFVAERNNYTRPDMNEEGIVDIKDGRHPVVEQMISNDMFVTNDTYLNNKDKRVSIITGPNMAGKSTYMRQTALIVLMAQIGSFIPAGYGNIGIVDRIFTRVGASDDLASGQSTFMVEMTEVANILRNATKNSLLILDEIGRGTSTFDGLSIAWAVVEHISNPKLLGAKTLFATHYHELTELEGKLDSVNNYCIAVKENGEDIIFLRKIIKGGADKSYGIQVARLAGVPEGVLKRAKEIVDELSENDIAEKAKAIKTGRSEEADSSALKEAAATEEGTYKSKKRQSDIPDQMSLFDYNSGDDIMTEIRELDLNSLTPMEAMNRLYQLQQKVRNR is encoded by the coding sequence ATGGCAGAATTAACACCAATGATGCAACAATACATGGAAATAAAAAGCCAGTATAAGGATTGTATCCTGTTTTACCGGTTGGGAGATTTTTATGAAATGTTCTTTGAAGATGCACTTGTTTGTACCAAGGAACTTGAAATCACACTGACCGGAAAGAATTATGGCCAGGAGGAGCGTGCTCCCATGTGTGGTGTGCCATACCATGCAGTGGAGGGTTATTTAAGCAAGCTAATCAGCAAGGGCTATAGAGTTGCAATATGTGAACAGGTGGAGGATCCGAAAGCAGCCAAGGGAATTGTACGCCGGGAAGTTATACGGATTGTTACACCGGGAACGAATTTAAGTCCCCAGGCTCTGGACGAAACGAAAAATAATTTCTTAATGGGGATTGTACATACCGTAAATGCATACGGAATTGCGACTGTAGATATTACAACTGGGGATTTTCTAGTAACAGAGGTTGATACAGAGAGAAAACTATTGGATGAGATCAATAAATTTAATCCCTCTGAAATTATCTGCAACAGTACTTTTATGGTAAGCGGAGTAGATATAGAGGACTTAAAAAACCGTCTTATGATAACGGTATCTGATTTAGAGCCCTGGTATTTTGATGATGAATCGTGTATTGCTAAGATAAAGAGCCATTTTAACGTATCTGCCCTGACAGGCCTTGGACTTAAAGATTATACCATTGGGACGATTGCAGCCGGTGCGGTATTACAGTACTTATATGAAACCCAGAAAAATTCACTAACCCATTTGACCAGGCTGACTCCCTATATTACAAGTTCTTACATGTTGCTTGATAGTTCTACCAGAAGAAACTTAGAGCTGGTTGAGACTTTAAGGGAGAAGCAAAAAAGAGGTTCTCTGCTGTGGGTTTTGGATAAGACAAAAACAGCTATGGGTGCAAGGCTATTAAGAAGCTATGTTGAGCAGCCTTTAATACATAAAGAAGAGATTAACGCAAGACTGGATGCAATAGAGGAACTTAACGGGGTTGTTATTACGAGAGAAGAAATTAGAGAGTACTTAAACCCCGTTTATGATTTGGAGCGTCTGGTTGGCAGAATCAGTTATAAAAGTGCCAATCCCAGAGATTTAATTGCTTTTAAGTCTTCTCTGTACATGATTCCTCATATTAAAAACTTGTTAACGGACACTTCTAGTGGCTTATTAACCAGTATACAGACAGAACTGGATCCTTTAGAGGATTTGTATGAATTAATTGAGAAGTCAATTGTTGAGGAACCTCCTTTGGCGGTTAAAGAAGGAGGGATTATAAAGGATGGTTATCAGGAAGAAATAGACCGTCTGCGCAAAGCTAAGACAGAGGGAAAGAATTGGCTGGCAGAACTGGAGACGAAAGAAAAAGAAAAGACCGGAATTAAAAACCTTAAGATAAAATTCAATAAAGTATTTGGTTACTATCTGGAGGTTACGAACTCTTATAAAAATCTGGTTCCGGAAAACTGGATTAGAAAGCAGACGCTGGCTAACGCAGAACGTTACACCACTACAGAATTAAAAGAGCTTGAAGACGTAATCCTTGGTGCGGAGGACAAGCTTTTTTCTTTAGAATATGAACTGTTTTGTGTGATAAGGGATACCATTGCCGGAGAGGTAGGCAGAATTCAGCAGACTGCCAAGGCGATTGCAAAGATTGATGTATTTACTTCCCTTGCTTTTGTTGCAGAGAGGAATAATTACACCCGACCGGATATGAATGAAGAAGGGATTGTGGACATTAAGGACGGCAGGCACCCGGTTGTAGAGCAAATGATATCCAATGATATGTTTGTAACAAATGATACCTATCTAAACAATAAGGATAAGAGGGTATCTATTATAACCGGTCCTAACATGGCAGGTAAATCAACTTATATGCGCCAGACGGCATTGATTGTTCTTATGGCACAGATAGGCAGTTTTATTCCTGCCGGCTACGGCAATATAGGCATTGTAGACAGGATATTTACCAGAGTGGGTGCTTCTGATGATTTAGCTTCCGGTCAGAGTACTTTCATGGTGGAGATGACTGAGGTGGCAAATATATTAAGAAATGCTACAAAAAACAGTCTTCTGATTCTGGATGAAATCGGCAGGGGCACCAGTACCTTCGATGGGTTAAGTATTGCCTGGGCAGTAGTAGAACACATTAGTAATCCGAAACTTTTAGGTGCTAAAACGCTTTTTGCCACCCATTATCATGAATTAACAGAATTAGAAGGTAAACTTGACAGTGTAAATAATTATTGTATCGCGGTGAAAGAAAATGGAGAGGATATTATTTTTCTTCGCAAAATCATCAAAGGTGGGGCTGATAAGAGTTATGGTATTCAGGTGGCAAGATTAGCCGGGGTACCAGAAGGAGTTTTAAAGCGGGCAAAAGAAATTGTTGACGAATTAAGTGAAAATGACATTGCTGAAAAGGCAAAAGCTATAAAAACAGGAAGGTCAGAAGAGGCTGATAGCAGTGCTCTTAAGGAGGCGGCAGCAACAGAAGAAGGTACTTATAAGTCTAAGAAAAGACAGAGTGACATTCCTGACCAGATGTCCTTATTCGATTATAACTCCGGAGATGATATTATGACTGAAATCAGGGAACTGGATCTTAATAGTTTAACACCTATGGAAGCTATGAATCGTTTGTACCAGTTGCAACAAAAAGTTAGAAACAGGTAG
- the rnhA gene encoding ribonuclease HI codes for MKVKIYTDGSARGNPDGPGGYGTIIEYIDKAGTQHIREYAGGYKKTTNNRMELMAAIIGLEALTKPCEVELYSDSQYLVKAFNEKWLEGWIKKGWKRGKNEPVKNVDLWKRILKAKEQHKVTFIWVKGHDGHPQNERCDVLATTAADGNQLADDVIQDI; via the coding sequence ATGAAAGTAAAGATTTATACGGATGGTTCCGCAAGAGGAAATCCGGATGGACCCGGAGGCTATGGAACTATTATTGAATATATTGATAAAGCCGGAACACAGCATATCAGAGAATACGCAGGAGGTTACAAAAAGACAACCAATAACCGAATGGAGCTAATGGCTGCTATTATAGGGCTGGAAGCACTGACAAAACCCTGTGAGGTGGAATTATATTCTGATTCCCAATACCTTGTAAAAGCTTTTAACGAGAAGTGGCTCGAGGGCTGGATAAAAAAGGGTTGGAAAAGGGGGAAAAATGAACCGGTTAAAAATGTGGACTTATGGAAAAGAATTTTAAAGGCAAAAGAGCAGCACAAGGTTACTTTTATTTGGGTCAAGGGTCACGATGGACATCCCCAGAATGAACGTTGTGATGTATTAGCAACAACGGCAGCAGATGGAAACCAACTGGCAGATGATGTTATACAGGATATATAG